One window from the genome of Molothrus ater isolate BHLD 08-10-18 breed brown headed cowbird chromosome 5, BPBGC_Mater_1.1, whole genome shotgun sequence encodes:
- the LOC118697922 gene encoding carboxypeptidase A1-like, with product METLLVFLALLGVSSTEQLFVGDQVLRVTARNEEHITLLRVLGEQEELQVDFWRHPNSLGHPVDLRVPFPSLQGVKKFLVSHNFSYSIMIEDVQELLDEEKESMRRSRRVKRSSRMFDFASYHTIDEIYEWMDVLVEEHPSLVSKVQMGQSYEQRPLYVLKFSTGGSNRPAIWLDTGIHAREWITQATGVWTANKIAKEYGQDPSVTAILDSMDIFLEIVTNPDGFAFTHSSNRLWRKTRSINAGSRCVGVDPNRNWDAGFGGAGSSSNPCSEVYHGPHAHSEREVRAIVDFIRAHGNVKSVISIHSYSQMLLFPYGYRRAPAPDHQEMNELAKKAVSDLAAVFGTKYTYGSIANTIYMAGGTTIDWAYDNGVKYSFTLELRDSGRYGFLLPSSQIVPTATETWPALLDIMVHVLEHPY from the exons ATGGAGACCCTCCTGGTCTTCCTGGCCCTCCTGGGggtcagcagcactgagcagctcttCGTGGG ggaccAGGTCCTGCGTGTCACGGCCAGGAACGAGGAGCACATCACCCTGCTCAGGGTGCTGGGcgagcaggaggagctgcag GTGGATTTTTGGCGTCACCCCAACAGCCTTGGCCACCCCGTGGACCTGCGGgtgcccttccccagcctccAAGGAGTCAAAAAATTCCTGGTGTCCCATAATTTTTCCTACAGCATCATGATCGAGGACGTGCAG GAATTATTggatgaagaaaaggaaagcatgAGGAGGTCTAGGAGGGTAAAGAGAAGCTCCAGGATGTTTGATTTCGCCTCCTACCACACCATAGATGAG ATCTATGAGTGGATGGATGTCCTGGTGGAGGAGCATCCCAGCCTGGTCAGCAAGGTCCAGATGGGGCAGAGCTACGAGCAGCGGCCTCTGTACGTGCTGAAG TTCAGCACCGGGGGATCGAACCGCCCGGCCATCTGGCTGGACACCGGCATCCACGCGCGGGAATGGATCACCCAAGCCACCGGTGTCTGGACAGCCAACAAG ATCGCCAAGGAATACGGGCAGGACCCCTCTGTCACGGCCATCCTGGACAGCATGGACATCTTCCTGGAGATTGTCACCAACCCCGACGGCTTTGCCTTCACCCACAGCTCC AACCGCCTGTGGCGCAAGACCAGGTCCATCAACGCTGGATCCCGCTGCGTGGGAGTGGATCCCAACAGGAATTGGGATGCTGGGTTTGGAG gtgctggctccagcagcaatCCCTGCTCTGAGGTCTATCATGGCCCTCACGCCCACTCCGAGAGGGAAGTGAGAGCCATCGTGGATTTCATCCGCGCCCACGGGAACGTCAAATCCGTCATCTCCATCCACAGCTACTCCCAGATGCTGCTCTTCCCCTACGGATACAGGAGGGCGCCCGCGCCCGACCACCAGGAAATG AATGAACTGGCCAAGAAGGCCGTGAGCGACTTGGCCGCCGTGTTCGGGACAAAATACACCTACGGCAGCATCGCCAACACCATCT acaTGGCAGGAGGCACCACCATCGACTGGGCCTATGACAACGGGGTGAAATATTCCTTCACCTTGGAGCTGAGGGACTCGGGGCGCTACGGattcctcctgcccagctcgCAGATCGTCCCCACTGCCACCGAGACGTGGCCGGCGCTCCTGGACATCATGGTCCACGTCCTGGAGCATCCATACTGA